The Corynebacterium minutissimum genome includes the window GTATGCCGTTGCCTTGCGCAACTTTCTCTACACCACGTTCTCCCGCCCCACGCAGCTTCTCAGCAAAGATGTGCTCACGCGCCTGGGCACGCTCGCGATGCTGTTGACGCGCTCGCTCGATGGTCTGGTGGCAGCGAGATTTCAGGATTACCGGCTGCGACAGATTCTGACCTACCCGGCGGTGTTCCTTTCCACGGAGCCGAAGGCGGCACCAGCGCTGTATTCCTTAATGAGCCATACCGACTTGGTGGAGGGCGTGCGCTATCCGCAGGGTGGGTTCGCTGCCGTTGTCGACGCCATCGCGCGGCAGGCAGCCGACGCCACCTTCGAGCTAGGCACAGCGGTGGTAGCGATCAACCATGCGCACGGGCGCGCGACAGGCGTCACGCTGGACGACGGCCGCACAATCCCCGCCGACGCCGTTGTCTCCGCCGCGGACCTACGCCACACGGAAACTGCTCTGCTTCCAATTGCCGCGCGGACCTACCCCGAGCGCTACTTCACGCGCCGAGATCCTGGGTTGGGCACGGTGCTAGTTTTCCTCGGTGTGCGGGGAGCTTTGCCAGAGCTTGCACACCACACACTGCTGTTCAGCAAGGACTGGACGCCGGATTTTCGGGCGGTCTATCACGGTCCGGAGGCCTCTCGGCCGCTGGGCGCTTCCGAGTCGATCTACGTGTCGAAGACATCTGCCACCGACCCCACCGTCGCGCCGGAGGGCTACGAGAACCTGTTCATGCTCATCCCAGTGCCAGCTGAGGAATCCTTTGGCCGCGGCGATGCCTACGGCGCCCCGGAATCTCCCCGGGTAGGCGCCATTGCCCGCGCGGCTGTGGCGCAGCTCGGGGCTTGGACGGGGGTTGAGGATATCGAGGAGAGGGTCGTCGTCAAGCGCTCGCTCGGCCCCTCTGACTTTGCCGAACAGTACAATTCTTGGTCCGGCGGCGCCGTGGGTCCTGCGCACACGCTGAGGCAGTCAGCATTTTTCCGGGGGCGCAACGTCTCGCGCAAGCTCTCTAACCTTTATTACGCCGGCGGCACGACCGTGCCTGGGGTAGGTGTTCCCATGTGCCTCATTTCCGCGCAGAACGTGCTGACACGAATGCGCGAGCAGCGCTAGGCGTCCAGCTCGCATCCTGCGGGCGTTCCATTTCGCTTGGTCGTCACCGTAACGGGGTGCCCGCCGAAGAGGTAGCCATCATCGAACTCAACAATGATGTGCCCACGTTGTGGAACGACGACTGCAACCGGTGTCAATGCAGCGTAGATGTCCTCAACGCTCAACTCCGACACGGGGGTGTCTGCGTCCTCTGCCTGCGCGACTTCGGTGCGCCAACTGTTTGCTGCGGGAAGGGCTTTCTTCGCGGCGAAGCAACGCGCCGTGTCGAGGAAATCGGCACTGACGACCTTATTAATGACTTTCAACTGGGATCTGAACTTCTTCTTTGACTCTGCAAAGAGGAGCTCCTCCTCTTCGTACACGATGCTGATATCCACTCCGAGGTCCTCGGCCCGCCCGTCGAACATGCCCATCGCACGGTCGAGCACCAACGGCCCATGGTCGGAGTTCAGGACGACCGGAGCCGCGAGCTTGGCCACCAAGGCGTCCATAGCGGGATCGTCGATAGCGGGAAGAATCTCCCAAATGTCGACATAATGCTGCTGGCTTCTCTCATGGAAATGGCGTGCTCCCCGCGCTCGGTACACGGTGAAGGGCTCAAGGGCGGCGAGCTCTCGCGGATCCCAGATGGTTTTTCCTCCGGAGGTCTGGAATAGCTGCGGGTAGCGCACGTCGATATCGCCAGTAATCAGTTCTCCGTCAGGCAAGAAGCGGAGGGCGAGACCCCTCATGCTCATCAGCTGAATATGCGTCCTATCTTCAGAGTAGGGCGACTCACTTTCTGACCTCTGCGGCACCGTGGAGGCGATGAATAAGAACTCCGTCGCCTCATTGTTTAGGGTTGTCTGAAGAATCTCGTCCTCGGGGAAATCACGGTAGAGCGACAACATGGGACCAACGTTACCGCAGGCCGACTCGCACGGTGCGTATGGCGTAATCTGAGGGGGTTGGACGTCGAGAAGAAGGGCGCTGGACCATGGCAGATACAACCGAGAAAGCCAGTGATGTCGTTGAGGCGTGGCTGAAGCAGGAAGACGCTATCGACCCTAAGAAAGCGCCAAAGTTGCAGAAGCTTCTCGACGAAGTACCTCGCCAGGAACTTATTGCCATCGTAGAGCGCCAGAATGCGCTGCGCGCGGCACTGGCCCTGCGCTTACTCCCGCGTGAGAAGTCCATCGCTGTCTTCGATGCACTGGATGCCAAACACCAGGCGGACATCATTGATGAGCTGGGCAACGCCGATGTCTACGAGTTCTTCGATAAACTTGAACCGGAAGACCGCGTGGCACTCTTGGATGAGCTCCCGGCAGAGATTGCCGACCGTCTCCTGCGTTCGCTGACCCAAACCCAACGCGATGTCACTGGGGTGATTCTGGGTTATCCCAAGCGGTCAGTAGGCCGACGCATGTCCCCTGAGGTTCCCGATATTCACCCCGATATGAGCGTCGACGAGGCATTGGACACGCTACGAGCGCAATCGGATGAACTAGAGACCATTTACACGGTGCCGGTAACACGCCCCGACCGCCGGTTGGTGGGAGTAGTGAGCCTGCGGGAAATTTTCACGGCGGAATCCGGGGTGCA containing:
- a CDS encoding DUF2262 domain-containing protein codes for the protein MRGLALRFLPDGELITGDIDVRYPQLFQTSGGKTIWDPRELAALEPFTVYRARGARHFHERSQQHYVDIWEILPAIDDPAMDALVAKLAAPVVLNSDHGPLVLDRAMGMFDGRAEDLGVDISIVYEEEELLFAESKKKFRSQLKVINKVVSADFLDTARCFAAKKALPAANSWRTEVAQAEDADTPVSELSVEDIYAALTPVAVVVPQRGHIIVEFDDGYLFGGHPVTVTTKRNGTPAGCELDA
- the crtI gene encoding phytoene desaturase family protein; this encodes MTKHVVVIGAGIAGLATAALLLKEGMRVTVVDKQRGVGGRAGSLNVDGFRFDTGPSWYLMPEAFDEFFRACGTSTERELDLVDLSPAYRVYNEDGEFLDVETGVDEVARLFDSLEPGAGAKVRAYLARASEVYAVALRNFLYTTFSRPTQLLSKDVLTRLGTLAMLLTRSLDGLVAARFQDYRLRQILTYPAVFLSTEPKAAPALYSLMSHTDLVEGVRYPQGGFAAVVDAIARQAADATFELGTAVVAINHAHGRATGVTLDDGRTIPADAVVSAADLRHTETALLPIAARTYPERYFTRRDPGLGTVLVFLGVRGALPELAHHTLLFSKDWTPDFRAVYHGPEASRPLGASESIYVSKTSATDPTVAPEGYENLFMLIPVPAEESFGRGDAYGAPESPRVGAIARAAVAQLGAWTGVEDIEERVVVKRSLGPSDFAEQYNSWSGGAVGPAHTLRQSAFFRGRNVSRKLSNLYYAGGTTVPGVGVPMCLISAQNVLTRMREQR